Part of the Labrenzia sp. PHM005 genome is shown below.
GAGCGCCAGCTCTCGGTCTTGCGCAATAAGGTGGCGTCGGTTCAGCAGTCTGGAAATCCGCAAAAGTGATCCGGCTGGAGCCCGGGTTATTGAGCCCGCTGGCATCCTGCCGGCGGGCCTCTTCCGCTCTATGCGTCTCCCTTGAGATATCGCGCTATTTTAGAGCAATTTCAATCAGATAAGACAGTTTGCCGTCACATTCCAAGCAGAGGTGCGTCTAACCAGATGCCCATGGCCGGATCTAGTCCGGCTTAGTTCAAGGAGTAGCAAGTATGGCAGATCCCGTAACAGTGAACCCGATGGTGACGGATGCCGTGACCCAATCCAACGTCAAGGTGGTCGGTGAATCCCCGGCCATGGCCATCAGTACACTGTATCAGTCTATGGCGCATTCAACTGGCATTCTGTTTGAGAATGCAGTGGCGGCACAGCAGCAGCAGAATATCCTGGCGCAGGCAGCTGTGAACCAGGGTGTCATGCAGATTTACAGCATGGATACAATGGCCGGTGCAGGGGCAACCGAAAAGGTTGGCCAAACCGGTGTCGCGGACAATCTGACCGGTCTGATGACCGTTTTACAGGCTTTCAGTGGCGGCCGGTAAACCGGCTCTGGATCAATAAACTCTTGGCTCTGTTCCAGTTTCTGGAACGGAGCCCTTGTGTTTGGTGGAGGTAATGGACTTTTGGCAACTTAAGGTTGATACTTCTTTCTGCGTCCCGACGGTAATTGGTGGCAGTTTGGTTCGGATATTCGTTCAATCAGCACCAATTCGGGATGGAAAGGGCAGGTGGCGCCCGCAGCAAACCGGACGTTTCCGGCACGTGGAGGAAGAAATCATGCCGACAAAACCTCAAACCCAACCGGCCGGTCCGGCCGGCGACCCGATTACCGAACTGGAAAATGAGCTGGAAGCTTTGTCAAAGATCGGCGAAGCAGCCAATCTCAACGACCTGGTGCTGGGGATGTCTCCAGCTATGGCCGCAACAAGCATCTATGTTTCCAACGCGAATTCTCTCAGCATTCTTTATGAAAACGCGGTCGCAACGCAGCAACAGCAGACCCAGCTTGCGCAAAGTGCGTTGAAGGCGGGCATTGCCCAATTGCAGAAGATCACAGACAGCAGCAGCACGGCGGCCGCGACCTCTGAAAATCCGGATCAGGACATCCTCTCGCTTCTGAAAGCGTTGAAAGAAGTGGTGTAGCGGCCGCCTGGTCCGGGGTGGTTCGAAGGCAGTAAAACAGGCTGCCAAAAGTGCGGTCTTTTCAGACTGGGGGGTGTCGCTGTATAGAAGGCGCCAAACGGGCAATGCCCGACAGCGCCTTCAAGCAAAAAGAACACGCTCCATGAACGACTTTCTTGTCGCAGCCCTTTATCTGTTCACGCCGCTCGATAATTTCGAGGAGATGCGCGATCCGCTGAAAGCATTTTGTGTGACCCAGGATGTGCGCGGCAGTATTCTGCTCGCCGCTGAGGGCATCAACGGCACGATCTGCGGGCCTGAAGCGGGTGTGCGTGCCGTTCTGGACCATCTTCGCTCTGACGAACGGCTTGTGCAGTTGTCGCACAAGGAGTCCTGGACCCATCGGCATGTCTTCAAACGTATGAAGGTGCGGCTCAAGCAGGAGATTGTTCGTCTTGCGGTCGACGGTATCGACCCGAATGAGGTGGTTGGCGAATACGTCAAACCAGAAGACTGGAATGCGTTGATTTCCGAACCTGGTGTCATCGTCATCGATACCCGCAATGACTATGAATATGCCTTTGGCACGTTTGATGGCGCGGTTAATCCGGAAACTCAGTCTTTCCGCGAGTTCCCGGACTGGGTGCATGATCAGGACAATCTGAAGGAAAAGCCAAAGGTTGCGATGTTCTGCACCGGCGGGATCCGCTGCGAAAAAGCAACCGCCTGGATGCTGAAGAACGGTTTTGACGACGTCTATCATCTTGAAGGCGGCATTTTGAATTACCTGGAGAAGGTGCCGGAAGATAAAAGCCTCTGGAAGGGCGAGTGTTTTGTTTTTGATGACCGGATCTCCGTCGACCACAAGCTGGAACCCCGCTGGGGCGCGTGGGTGCCGGAAGAAGCCAAGCACATCATCAATGAAGACACCGACTACGAAAAAGGTCCGGCTGAAAATGGTGCCTCTGATGCCGATGAAAGAAAATCTTAACGGCTGTTAACTTTTGGCTTTTCCCGGTGGTGAAGCTTCCCTAAAGTCAAAACACAGAAAGGTTCCTGTGCCAGACTGGGGGAAGTGTCATGCGTCGCACATTCTGGAGCGCGGCCTCCG
Proteins encoded:
- a CDS encoding RebB family R body protein; protein product: MPTKPQTQPAGPAGDPITELENELEALSKIGEAANLNDLVLGMSPAMAATSIYVSNANSLSILYENAVATQQQQTQLAQSALKAGIAQLQKITDSSSTAAATSENPDQDILSLLKALKEVV
- a CDS encoding rhodanese-related sulfurtransferase — encoded protein: MNDFLVAALYLFTPLDNFEEMRDPLKAFCVTQDVRGSILLAAEGINGTICGPEAGVRAVLDHLRSDERLVQLSHKESWTHRHVFKRMKVRLKQEIVRLAVDGIDPNEVVGEYVKPEDWNALISEPGVIVIDTRNDYEYAFGTFDGAVNPETQSFREFPDWVHDQDNLKEKPKVAMFCTGGIRCEKATAWMLKNGFDDVYHLEGGILNYLEKVPEDKSLWKGECFVFDDRISVDHKLEPRWGAWVPEEAKHIINEDTDYEKGPAENGASDADERKS
- a CDS encoding RebB family R body protein yields the protein MADPVTVNPMVTDAVTQSNVKVVGESPAMAISTLYQSMAHSTGILFENAVAAQQQQNILAQAAVNQGVMQIYSMDTMAGAGATEKVGQTGVADNLTGLMTVLQAFSGGR